The window GTGCGGGCAGGCGGTGCCGGTCGTGCTGGACATGGCGACTCCTCGTACCTCGTGGCTGGTTGACCGTCGCGACACGACCAAGGGTGCGGTGCGGCCTTCGTACACGTCCAGGTTGACTTTCCGGACCTGACCTTGAAGCGTGGGCTTCATGATTGACCTGCGCCGACTGCACGTCCTCCGGGCGGTCGCCCACTACGGCACGGTCACCGCGGCCGCCCGCGCCCTGCACTTCACGCCCTCCGCCGCCTCCCAGCAGATCCGGCAGCTGGCCCGCGATCTCGGCGTCGACCTGCTGGAACCGCAGGGCCGCGGGGTGCGCCTCACCGCGGCCGCCGAGAGTCTGCTCGCACACGCGGACGCGATCCAGGCCCGCTGGGAGGCGGCCGAGCTCGACCTGCGCGCCGAGTACAGCGCTCCCGCCGGACAGCTGCGCGTCAGCGGCTTTCCCATGGCCGTGTCGGTGCTGCTGGCGCCGATGGCCGTACGGCTGCGGGAGCGGCATCCGCGGCTGAGCGTACGGATCCAGGAGACGGGGGTGCCGGAGAGCTTCGACCTGCTCTTCGAGGGGGAGGCCGACCTGGCCGTGGTCGAGGTCACCCCGCACAACCCGCCGCTGAGCGACGCGCGCT of the Streptomyces sp. T12 genome contains:
- a CDS encoding LysR family transcriptional regulator; protein product: MIDLRRLHVLRAVAHYGTVTAAARALHFTPSAASQQIRQLARDLGVDLLEPQGRGVRLTAAAESLLAHADAIQARWEAAELDLRAEYSAPAGQLRVSGFPMAVSVLLAPMAVRLRERHPRLSVRIQETGVPESFDLLFEGEADLAVVEVTPHNPPLSDARFDQQPLLDDPYDLVVPDDHPLAARGRVDLAEAAHEDWIAPVPESPCRPHVMSACGAAGFTPDVIHHALDWNVTAHLVAHRLGVALIPRLAQLTPHLPITRVRCAGDPHRKVLTCTRRGCRERPAVKAALGELRELAVTAVA